The Caloenas nicobarica isolate bCalNic1 chromosome 15, bCalNic1.hap1, whole genome shotgun sequence genome includes a region encoding these proteins:
- the SLA2 gene encoding src-like-adapter 2: MGSLPSREKPLSIPPAAADTMEPPLPAQAAPSGFPALALCDFPCGAGAAAVLRMGEQLRVLSEDGEWWLVASEVSGRECHIPSSCVAKVRHRWLYEGVSRQKAEELLLRPGNHSGSFLIRESQTRRGCYSLSVRRSERGAWDAVTHYRIHRLDNGWLYISPRLTFPSLHDLVDHYSEFGEGLCCSLGEPCSTEGPRVAPVPAMSAVVKKPSLNWDQIDSSLLFSEAPPDEDSPISLGLREAISSYVLLTETATPEQGPAGKGAKSS, from the exons ATGGGGAGCCTGCCCAGCCGGGAGAAGCCGCTCAGCATCCCGCCGGCGGCTGCTGACACCATGGAGCCCCCACTGCCTGCGCAGGCAG cccccagcgGCTTCCCGGCCCTGGCCCTCTGTGACTTCCCCTGCGGTGCTGGGGCAGCCGCCGTCCTGAGGATGGGGGAGCAGCTCCGTGTCCTCTCCGA GGATGGGGAGTGGTGGCTGGTGGCGTCCGAGGTGTCCGGCAGGGAGTGCCACATCCCCAGCAGCTGTGTGGCCAAGGTCAGGCACAG GTGGCTGTACGAGGGCGTCAGCCGGCAGAAggcggaggagctgctgctccggCCAGGCAACCACAGTGGATCCTTCCTGATACGGGAGAGCCAGACCAGGCGAG GCTGCTACTCGCTGTCGGTGCGGCGCAGCGAGCGCGGGGCCTGGGACGCGGTGACACACTACCGCATCCACCGCCTGGACAACGGCTGGCTCTACATCTCGCCCCGGCTcaccttccccagcctgcacgACCTGGTGGATCACTACTCCG aGTTTGGAGAGGGGCTTTGCTGCTCCCTCGGCGAGCCCTGCTCCACGGAAGGGCCGAGGGTGGCCCCGGTCCCGGCCATGTCAGCTGTGGTGAAGAAGCCATCACTCAACTGGGACCAGATTGacag CTCCCTCCTGTTCTCGGAGGCCCCACCAGATGAGGACTCTCCCATCAGCCTGGGCCTGCGGGAAGCCATCAGCTCCTACGTCCTCCTGACAGAGACGGCCACCCCCGAGCAGGGCCCTGCAGGGAAGGGGGCCAAGAGCAGCTAG